The following are encoded together in the Candidatus Schekmanbacteria bacterium RIFCSPLOWO2_02_FULL_38_14 genome:
- a CDS encoding type II 3-dehydroquinate dehydratase → MPTILVIHGPNLNLLGTREPEVYGKETLKDINSSLSKIAKEAGMNIKFFQSNHEGEIVDAIQEGLKKIDFIILNPGGLTHTSVCIRDALLSTKIPFIEAHLSNIFKREEFRKKSLISDIAVGTITGFGSKSYILAFSAAIDYLKSK, encoded by the coding sequence ATGCCAACCATCCTCGTAATCCATGGCCCAAATTTAAATCTTTTAGGAACAAGAGAGCCTGAGGTTTACGGAAAAGAAACCCTCAAGGATATCAATTCATCTCTTTCAAAAATCGCCAAAGAGGCTGGAATGAATATTAAATTCTTTCAGTCAAACCACGAGGGAGAAATTGTGGATGCAATACAGGAAGGCTTAAAAAAGATTGATTTCATAATACTTAATCCCGGAGGACTGACCCATACCTCTGTCTGTATCAGGGATGCTTTGCTGTCCACAAAAATCCCGTTTATTGAAGCCCACCTGTCTAACATCTTCAAAAGAGAAGAGTTCAGAAAAAAATCTTTAATCTCAGATATTGCAGTAGGAACAATTACAGGGTTTGGAAGCAAGTCTTACATCCTCGCATTCAGCGCTGCAATAGATTATCTTAAATCAAAGTAA
- a CDS encoding 3-deoxy-7-phosphoheptulonate synthase, which yields MIIVMRSHASEAEIDEVIKKIEKMHYKTHIIKGVERTVIGAVGDERGKERLQSLESMPGVEKVMPILQPYKLAGREFKHDDSVIDVGNVRIGGKEIVVIAGPCSVESREQIIESAEIVKKAGAKILRGGAFKPRTSPYSFQGHEEEGLKMLAIAREKTGLPFVTEIMDTVDIDTVADYADMLQVGARNVQNFALLKKLGKIKKPILLKRGMMTTIIEFLMSAEYILSEGNPNVILCERGIRTFETETRNTLDLSAIPVIKSKSHLPIIVDPSHAIGNWKFVASMSKASIAAGADGLLIEVHPRPEEAFSDGAQSLKPEKFSRLMEELKTLIIACNRAF from the coding sequence ATGATTATTGTAATGCGGTCTCATGCAAGTGAGGCAGAGATTGATGAGGTTATAAAAAAAATTGAAAAGATGCACTACAAAACTCACATAATCAAGGGGGTTGAAAGAACTGTAATCGGGGCTGTGGGCGATGAAAGGGGAAAAGAGAGACTCCAGTCTCTTGAATCAATGCCGGGGGTTGAAAAGGTTATGCCGATTCTGCAGCCTTATAAGCTTGCGGGCAGAGAATTCAAACACGATGATTCTGTAATAGATGTTGGGAATGTTAGAATTGGCGGCAAGGAAATAGTTGTAATTGCCGGACCCTGTTCTGTTGAAAGCAGGGAGCAGATAATAGAGTCTGCTGAAATTGTAAAAAAGGCAGGAGCAAAGATTCTGCGCGGTGGAGCTTTTAAACCAAGAACCTCTCCTTACAGTTTTCAGGGGCATGAAGAAGAAGGGCTTAAAATGCTTGCTATCGCCAGAGAGAAAACAGGGCTTCCCTTTGTTACAGAGATAATGGATACCGTAGATATTGATACGGTTGCAGATTATGCGGATATGTTGCAGGTAGGTGCAAGGAATGTACAAAATTTTGCCCTTCTTAAAAAACTCGGAAAGATAAAGAAACCGATTCTCCTTAAAAGAGGAATGATGACAACTATTATAGAATTCCTGATGAGTGCGGAATATATATTGTCAGAAGGAAACCCAAATGTCATTTTATGCGAAAGGGGAATAAGGACATTTGAGACAGAAACAAGGAATACCCTCGACTTAAGCGCCATACCTGTTATTAAGAGCAAAAGCCACCTTCCAATTATAGTTGACCCAAGCCATGCTATTGGCAACTGGAAATTTGTAGCGTCAATGTCAAAGGCATCAATTGCGGCTGGAGCTGACGGGCTTTTAATTGAGGTTCATCCAAGGCCTGAAGAGGCTTTTTCTGACGGGGCCCAATCGTTAAAACCTGAGAAGTTTTCAAGACTGATGGAAGAACTCAAGACTTTGATAATAGCCTGCAATAGAGCTTTCTGA